Sequence from the Rhizobium sp. TH2 genome:
ACATTGATCACGTCGGGCTTGGCGACGCCGACAAGTTTTCCGTCAACCGTGAGTGAGGTGTAATAGTTGAACTCCTGCAGCGAGGCGAGGACGGTCTTGCCGATCTCCTCGAGTTCCGGCGGGTCGAGCACCAGATTGGTGTTCTTGTCAAAGTCCATCAACACGCTCGAGGAAAACACCTCGTCGAAGCGCCAGATATTGTGGAGTTCGGCGATATGGCCGTCGCTGCCGGCTACGACTTCCAGCCGCGCATCCGCAAACACATGTGGATGGGCCTTCGCCGCCATCGGCAATGCCGCCAATATGGCTGCGAGCGGCAGAAATTTCTTCAGCATGTCGTGACGATCCCTGAAATCCTGCCCGCGCAGATTTACCATGAATGAGTCGAAATTCCGAACGGTGCCGTCAATCTATCCGGGCTGCGACACTGTTGCCCACGCCGTTCTTCTTGAACCAGCCATAGAGGAAATCGACGAAGCGCCGCACTTTTGCCGGCAGATAGCGCCGGTGCGGATAGATAGCGTAGATGCCGCCGCCCTTGGGGATGAATTCGTCGAGAATGGTGACGAGCTCGCCGCATTCCGTTTTAGGCTTGGCGACGAAATCCGGGATCATCGCGACGCCTAGCCCCGCGATCGCGGCGCGAGTGGACGCGATCGGCGAATTGACCTCGATCGGCCCGGACACCGTTACCGCCTGGCTCAGGCCTTCAGCCGTCTCGAAGCGCCAGTTGTTATAGTAGCGGCTGTTGGTATCGACGATACAGGGCACATTGGCGAGATCTGCGGGCACATCGATCGGACCGTATTTTTCCAGCACCGCCGGCGAGACGAAGCAAAATTGCCCGAAATCGCAGAGCTTGCGGGCGATCATGCCGGAATCCTCGAGCTTGGTGATGCGGATCGCCGCATCGAAACCCTCCTCGATCAGATCGACGAAGCGATCCTCGGCAATGATCTCCAGCGTGATATCGGGATGTTCGATGGAGAAATCGATGAGCGATCGGCCGATATCGGCATCGACGAAGCTGCGCGGCACCGAAACCTTGATCCGGCCCTTCAGGTCGGTGGCCCCTTCGCGCACCAGATCGGCGAGATTGTCGATCTCCTTCAGGATATCCGATGCGGTGCGATAGTAAGTGTGGCCGGCTTCGGTGAGCGAAAACTGCCGCGTGGTACGATTGAGCAGCAGCGCGCCGAGCTCGTCCTCAAGCTCTTTGACATATTTTGAGAGCAGCGCCTTGGAGCGCCCCATCTTGCGCGCGGCGGCCGAATAACCCTCGGCATCCACCACGTCTATGAAGGCGCGCATCCGTGTCAGCGTGTCCATGAAAACCCGATCATAAAAAATTCGTTAAAAGCCTCGCGACGCCAGTGTTTTAGCACGGGAAATTTTTTTGGGCAGTGGGCAAAAAAAATCTTGATTATGACGACGAATATCCCTATCTCACGGCTAGCCCAAAGTCGCACGTGCCCGTGGGTGTCCGCCGGTCCTCTAAGTGGTGAGGAAATCGGTATGGTACCTGGAACTAACCGCTCCAGTCGCAAACCCGGCCTTCCGGATAATGCGAGGACATTCGAAGCAACGACGGTGCGGGCCTTTCTGGTGTCTCCCGGCTTTCCATCAGCCGGGGCTACTGAAGAGGCACACCTTCTTTGCCGGAAGTGCGGTTGGGACATCCCTCCAATCCAAGGCATAATCTGAACTCCCGCCATTTCGTGGCGTTGGTTCAAAAAGCCGCGTGATGGCTTTCACGTTTTGGCGCCGGGGTCTCCACCGGCTGGCGCCGGAACGCAATGTCGTCACCCAGTTTTGCTCTCCGGTTTAGCCGGGGTTTTGCCAATTGGCTAGCGATCACGCCGTTTGAACCCGGCTGACGCAACGCCCGAGATTTGACTTTGGAAGGGTAATGCCATGACACAGCGCATCCGTGACTTTCTCGCCACCCGACGTCCCGACGGTCCGTGCCTCGTGGTCGATCTCGATGCCGTCAAGGACAATTTCAAGGCGTTCCGTCATGCCCTGCCCGACAGCATGATCTATTATGCCGTCAAGGCAAACCCGGCTCCTGAAGTCCTCAGGCTCCTCGCCTCCATGGGTTCCAACTTCGATTGCGCCTCCGTGGCTGAAATCGAAATGGCGCTCGATGCCGGCGCGACACCTGCCCGCATCTCCTTCGGCAACACGATCAAGAAGGAGCGCGATGTCGCTCGTGCGCATGCACTCGGCATCAACCTCTTCGCCGTCGATAGCCATGAGGAAGTCGAGAAGATCGCCCGTGCCGCTCCCGGCGCCCGCGTGTTCTGCCGCGTGCTCACCGATGGCGAAGGCGCCGAGTGGCCGTTGTCGCGCAAGTTCGGCTGCGTGCCGCAGATGGCCGTCGATGTGCTCGTCTATGCCCATCAGCTCGGCCTGAACTCCTATGGCGTCTCGTTCCATGTCGGTTCGCAGATGACCAAGGTCGATGCCTGGGATTCGGCGCTGTCGGATGCCAAGCGCGTGTTCGTGTCGCTTGCCAAGCAGGGCATCGAACTGAAGATGGTCAATATGGGCGGCGGTTTCCCGACCAAGTACCTCAAGGACATCCCGTCCTCCGAGGCCTATGGCCGCGCGATCTTCGCCTCGCTCAAGAAGCACTTCGGCAACAACATTCCGGAGACCATCATCGAGCCAGGCCGCGGCATGGTCGGCAATGCCGGCGTGATCAAGTCGGAAGTCGTTCTGATCTCGAAGAAGTCGGACAACGACGCCCATCGCTGGGTGTTTCTCGACATCGGCAAGTTCGGCGGCCTCGCCGAGACCATGGACGAAGCGATCCGTTATCCGATCCGCACGGAGCGCGACGGCGACGAGATGGAACCCGTCGTGCTCGCTGGCCCGACCTGCGACTCGGCCGACGTGCTCTACGAGAAGAACATGTATCCGCTGCCGATCACATTGACGATCGGCGACGAGGT
This genomic interval carries:
- a CDS encoding LysR family transcriptional regulator, which codes for MDTLTRMRAFIDVVDAEGYSAAARKMGRSKALLSKYVKELEDELGALLLNRTTRQFSLTEAGHTYYRTASDILKEIDNLADLVREGATDLKGRIKVSVPRSFVDADIGRSLIDFSIEHPDITLEIIAEDRFVDLIEEGFDAAIRITKLEDSGMIARKLCDFGQFCFVSPAVLEKYGPIDVPADLANVPCIVDTNSRYYNNWRFETAEGLSQAVTVSGPIEVNSPIASTRAAIAGLGVAMIPDFVAKPKTECGELVTILDEFIPKGGGIYAIYPHRRYLPAKVRRFVDFLYGWFKKNGVGNSVAARID
- a CDS encoding DUF1007 family protein, which produces MLKKFLPLAAILAALPMAAKAHPHVFADARLEVVAGSDGHIAELHNIWRFDEVFSSSVLMDFDKNTNLVLDPPELEEIGKTVLASLQEFNYYTSLTVDGKLVGVAKPDVINVDYKDGQILMFFAVKPAAPMPLKGKLTFGVYDPTLYASIDFPTDGDLVLMGDFKACTHAIVRPDADTVIAENKSTLTDAFFTDPTGTDMTKLFATRMEVTCK
- the odc2 gene encoding ornithine/lysine decarboxylase, which codes for MTQRIRDFLATRRPDGPCLVVDLDAVKDNFKAFRHALPDSMIYYAVKANPAPEVLRLLASMGSNFDCASVAEIEMALDAGATPARISFGNTIKKERDVARAHALGINLFAVDSHEEVEKIARAAPGARVFCRVLTDGEGAEWPLSRKFGCVPQMAVDVLVYAHQLGLNSYGVSFHVGSQMTKVDAWDSALSDAKRVFVSLAKQGIELKMVNMGGGFPTKYLKDIPSSEAYGRAIFASLKKHFGNNIPETIIEPGRGMVGNAGVIKSEVVLISKKSDNDAHRWVFLDIGKFGGLAETMDEAIRYPIRTERDGDEMEPVVLAGPTCDSADVLYEKNMYPLPITLTIGDEVLIEGTGAYTTTYSAVAFNGFEPLKSYVI